Genomic DNA from Mycolicibacterium helvum:
CCAACCTGCCTGAGGCAAGCCTGGTCGATGGCATCGAAGTTCTTGGGGTGCAGACGCTTGCACAGCTACGGGGCTGGTTCGAGGGCAAGGCCGTCCTTGACGAGCGGGTCGACTCACGGACACCTGGCGCAGAGCCAGTTGCGGACCTGGCCGACGTAGTGGGGCAGACCCATGCCCGGTTCGCGGTCGAGGTCGCCGCCGCCGGGGCGCACCATCTGATGCTCACCGGGCCGCCCGGGGTTGGTAAAACCATGCTGGCTCAGAGACTCCCCGGACTATTGCCCGAGCTCACCGAAAGCGAGGCGCTGGAGGTCACCGCTATCCATTCGGTGGTCGGCTTGCTGTCGGAGAAGACGCCGCTGATCACTCAGCCGCCGTTTATCGCGCCGCATCACTCGTCGAGCGTGGCGGCACTGGTCGGCGGTGGGTCGGGCATGGCCCGCCCCGGTGCCGTCAGCCGCGCACACCGCGGTGTGCTGTTCCTCGACGAGTGCGCCGAAATCCGGGTCAGTGTTCTGGAATCCCTACGGACTCCGTTGGAGGACGGCCAGATTCGCCTGGCTCGCCGCGATGGTGTGGCATGCTATCCCGCGCGGTTCCAGCTGGTGCTGGCCGCCAATCCCTGTGCCTGTGCGCAGGCCGACCCGAGAGACTGCATCTGCTCCGCATTGCAGAAGCGCCGCTACCTGGGCAAGCTGTCCGGCCCGCTGATGGACCGGGTCGATCTGCGAGTCGAGATGCACATGGTGCGGTCCGGTGCTTTCACGCCGGACGCGGCGGAAAGCACTGGGGCCGTACGCGATCGGGTGGCCCAGGCCCGGGCCGCGGCCGCCGAACGGTGGCGCCGGTACGGCTTTACCACCAACGCTGAAGTGACCGGCTCGGTACTGCGCAGGAAGTTTCGGCTCGACGCCACTGCGATGGCGCCGCTGAAGACGGCCTTGGAACGCGGCGTGCTGAGTATCCGCGGAGTGGATCGGTCATTGCGCGTCGCGTGGACTTTGGCCGATCTGGCCGGGCGCACGATGCCGAGTATCGACGACGTGGCGGTGGCGTTGAGCTTCCGCCGGGGGGACATCAAGCCGTGAGCGACGAGGCCAGATTGCTGGCATGGGCGTATCTGTCCCGTGTGGCCGAACCACCGTGCGACGAGATCGCCGCGCTGGTCGGCGAAGTCGGGCCGGTGGAGGCGGCGTCCCGGGTGGCCGCGGGTGAGCTGAGTCCGGCGTTGGCCGAACGCACCGCGGCGCGGCGCGATATCGATACGGCGCAGGCAGATCTGGACTTGCTTGAGCGCCGCGGCGGTCGGTTGATCACTCCTGACGATGACGAGTGGCCGGTGCTGGCGTTCGCGGCGTTCGGCGGAATAGCGCTGCGGGACAAGCCGCACGGCCGATCGCCGCTGGCGCTGTGGGCGATCGGTCCGGCCCGCCTCGACGGGATCGCCGAACGATCCGCGGCGATCGTCGGCACCCGCGCTGCCTCCGGCTATGGCGAGCACGTTGCGGCCGACCTGGCCGCCGGGCTGGCGGAACGCGACGTCGCTGTCGTCTCCGGCGGGGCGTACGGGATCGACGGTGCGGCGCACCGTGCGGCGCTGTCGGTCGAGGGGGAGACGGTGGCAGTCCTGGCCGGCGGCATCGACGTCCTCTATCCGGCCGGTCACTCATCGTTGCTGCATCGAATCAGCGGTTCGGGGCTGCTGCTCACCGAATATCCGCCGGGTGTGCGCCCGGCGCGGCACCGCTTCCTCACCCGCAATCGGCTGGTCGCCGCATTGGGAACCGCCACCGTGGTGGTCGAGGCGGGGGTGCGCAGTGGCGCCGCGAACACGGCCGCGTGGGCGCGGGCACTGGGTCGGGTGGTGTGTGCGGTGCCCGGCCCGGTGACCTCGGCATCGTCGGCCGGGTGTCACATCCTGCTGCGCAATGGTGCTGAGTTGGTGACCCGCGCCGAAGAGGTCATCGAATTAGTCGGACGGGCAGGCGAATTCGCGGATGAGGAGCCACGGCCAACTGGGCCGCTCGACGGCCTGAGCGATACCGAGAAGCAGGTCTACGAGGCACTGCCCGCGCGCGGAGTGCGCTCGGCTGACGAGATCGCAGTGGCATCGGGTCTGCCGCCCACCGCAGTGCTGGGGCCACTGGCGATGCTCGAGATCGCCGGGCTGGCCCGCCGGGAGGACGGCTGCTGGAAGCTGGTCCGCCGACCTATCTCGAACTGAATGACGCCACTGAAACAAATATTTATCGGTGATTCGAAACTAGATCGGTGTTGGCGACCGGGGCGTATGCGCCCACGGGGCTGTCGCATCGAACGGTCGGCGACGTCTCTTCGGCCGTCGCGAGTGTGGTCACTAACTGTCAACTAGCTGGGTATATGTGTCTGCGCGCGATTGTTTGGTAGGGCCGCGCGTCGTTCGGCGCCGCGAACATCCGCGAGCTCGCTTCGGACTGCACTTGCCCCGGGCGGGACTTTAGTTTAATTTTGATTCGAACGTGAGCTGTGTCACGCGAGTGCCGCAGATGTGGCCCACGTTCCATGGGCAGGGGTGCGTTGCCCGTGTGTGGCCAACATGACCAATGGTGTCCAAGCCGCCGCGCAGCGGTTGTCCAGCACGCCGACCGAAAGCTGTGAGGAGCTTGGTGTTCAAGACGACCAGCGCCGCCACGCCGATTCGAGCCATCGGCGGTTTCTTTGCCATGTCCCTGGATACCGCCGTCGCCGCGGTGCGACCTCCCTTCGCCTGGCGCGAATTCGTGCTCCAGACGTGGTTCGTCACCCGGGTCTCGCTGCTGCCGACACTCATGCTGTCGATTCCGTTCACCGTCCTGACGGTCTTCACCTTCAACGTGCTGTTGGCCGAATTCGGCGCGGCGGACTTCTCCGGCACGGGCGCTGCCCTGGGGGCGGTGACCCAGATCGGGCCAATCGTCACCGTCCTGGTCGTCGCCGGGGCCGGCGCCACCGCGATGTGTGCCGATCTCGGCGCCCGCACCATCCGCGAGGAACTCGACGCGCAGCGGGTGATGGGAATCGACCCCATCCAGGCGCTGGTGGTCCCGCGGGTACTGGCGGCGACATTGGTGGCCTTCCTACTGTCCGGACTGGTGATCCTGGTCGGCCTCGCAGGCGGATTCGCCTTCTCGGTCTTCTTCCAGCATGTGACGCCCGGGGCGTTCGTCGCCGGCCTGACCCTTGTCACCGGTGTCGGGGACGTCGTCGTGTCGCTGATCAAGGCGACTTTGTTCGGCATGACCGCCGGCCTGATCGCGTGCTACATGGGCACCACCGTTGGTGGCGGCCCTGCCGGAGTGGGCAATGCGGTGAATGAGACGGTGGTGTTCTCCTTCCTCGCACTCTTCGTCATCAACATCTTCATGACCGCCGTGGGGATCAAGGTGACCCAGTGACCGTTAAAACTCTTATCGGCCAGCGTTTTCCACGGCTGTCCCGGCAACCCCGCAAGTGGCATTCGAGCTGGACCCGCGTCGGTGAGCAGACCCAGTTCTATGGACGCACCCTTTCCTCAGCTGTGGACGTGTTCGTCCATTACAAGACCGAACTGGTCAGGTTGATAGCCCAGATGAGTCTGGGGACAGGCGCCCTGGCTGTCATCGGCGGCACGGTTGTCATCGTCGGGTTCCTCACCGTCTCGACCGGAGCGCTCGTCGCTGTGCAGGGCTACAACCAATTCGCGCAAGTCGGCGTCGAAGCGTTGACCGGTTTCGCATCGGCCTACTTCAACGTGCGACTCATTGCGCCGCTGACCGCCGCCATCGCCATGGCCGCGACGATCGGTGCCGGGTCGACAGCACAACTCGGCGCGATGCGGATCAACGAGGAGATCGACGCGCTGGAAGTCATGGGTGTGCGTTCACTGGCCTATTTGGCTTCGACACGGGTCATTGCGGGAGTCATCGTCGTGGTGCCGCTGTACTGCGTCGCGGTGATCATGTCTTTCCTCGCAGCGCGTTTCGGCACGACGATGATCTACGGCCAATCGACCGGCGTGTATGACCATTACTTTCGAACATTCCTGATCCCCACCGACCTGATCTGGTCTTTCGGCCAAGCCGTCGTCACAGCGGTGGTGATCATGCTCGTCCACACGTACTACGGATATACCGCCTCGGGCGGCCCGGCAGGCGTCGGGGAGGCGGTGGGGCGTGCGACGCGGACATCACTGGTCGTGGCCGTTTTCGTCACCTTGTTGGTAACCCTGTCCATCTACGGACAGTCCGGCAACTTTCACCTGGCGGGCTGAGGCGATGGCGCGACCGGCGGGCGAGCCTCGCATCCACCCAGACTGGTGGACAGCGATTCTCGTGGTCTTCGTCATCGGGAGTGTGGCCCTGACCTGGGCGCTGTTCAACGGATCGTTCAAGGCATTCGTACCGGTCACCCTCGAGTCCGATCGCGCCGGCCTGGTGATGGAGGTCGGCGCGGCGGTCAAGATGCGCGGCGTGGAGGTCGGGCGGGTCAGATCGGTGACCGGCGGTCGGCAGCCGGTCAGCCTCCAACTCGCACTGGATCCGGACAAGGTCCGGTATCTGCCCTCCAACGTCAATGCGCGGATCGCCTCCACCACCATCTTCGGTGCCAAGTACGTCGACCTGATCTACCCCGATGACCCGTCGGGCACGGTGCTGGCCGCGGGTGACGTTCTGCGGTCGCAAAACGTCAGCACGGAAGTCAACACGGTCTTCCAAGACCTCGTCGGGGTCATCGACAAGATCGACCCCGCCAAGCTGAACTCCGTGCTGTCGGCGGTGGCCGAAGGCGTGCGCGGTCAGGGACCTCGCATGGGGGAGGCGACCACGGCCGCGAACGACGTGCTGGCTGCGCTCAACGATCGCTCGGATACGATCCGCGACGACTGGAGGTCCTTTCGGGACTTCAACGACACCTACGCCGGCGCCGCGGCCGACATCCTCCGGATCCTGGATTCGGCCAGCACCACCGGCGCCACCGTGGCCTCGCAGGCACACGAACTGGACGCGCTGCTGGTCAACGTCATCGGCTTCTCGGACAGCGGAATTCAGCTACTCGGGCCGAACAAGGACAACCTGGTGCGGGCCGTCAACGTTCTGCGTCCGACAACGGACCTGCTGATGAAGTACAACCCGGAACTGACATGCCTGATCGTCGGGGGAAAGAACGCCCTCGATTTCGGCCAGACCGACTACACCGGTGGGGCCAATGGCAAGTCGTTGATCGTCGACGCCGCGTTGTTGCTCGGTGACGACCCTTACCGGTACCCGGACAATCTGCCCCGCAACGGCGCCAAAGGTGGTCCGGGTGGCAAACCGGGCTGCGCATCTCTGCCCGACGTCGCGAAGAACTGGCCGGTGCGCACCCTGATCACCGACACCGGGTGGGGCACCGGACTGGACAACCGTCCCAACCCGGGCATCGGCTTCCCGGGCTGGGCCAACTTCTTTCCCGTCACACGTGCTGTGCCTGAACCGCCGAGCATCCGCTACCCGGGTGGTCCCGCACCCGGGCCGGTGCCGGGCCCAGGCGCACCGCCCTACGGGGCCGCGCAGTACGGCGCGGACGGCACGCCGCTGTACCCCGCGGTACCGCCGCTGCCGGCCCCGGAGTCCCCACCCCTCATCCCGCCCGGGATCGACGGTCCCGCACCGGATTCAGCGGCACTGGCACCGGGCGGATCACCGCCATGAGATCCACTCACCCCTACGAGCGCGAGAGGCAGCCGGCATGAGAGACAACCTGTCGGGCGCAGCCTGGCGGCTCGGCGTCTTCATGATCGTTGCTGCGTTGGGCCTTTTCGCGTTGCTCACCATCTTCGCGCAGTTCCGGTTCGACGGCGGGCGGACCTTCAACGCGGTATTCACCAATGTGACCGGTTTGGAGAACGGGAACTTCGTGCGTATCGCCGGCGTCGAGGTCGGCAAGGTGAGCAATATCCGGCTGAACACGGACAGCACGGTGACCGTCGAATTTCGTGCCGACGATTCGGTGGTGCTGACCGAGGGCAGCCGCGCGGTCATCCGCTATGACAACGTCATCGGCGGTCGGTACCTGGCCCTCGAAGAGGGTGCCGGTTCACCCAAGGTGTTACCACCCGGCGCGACGATTCCCGTCGACCAGACCTCGCCCGCGCTCGACCTCGACGCTCTCATCGGCGGGTTCCGCCCGCTGTTTCGAGCACTGAACCCAGATCAAGTGAATGCGCTGAGCGGACAACTTCTTTCGGCGCTGCAGGGACAGGGCGCGACCGTCGGGTCGTTTCTCTCGCAGACCGCAGCACTGACCAATACGCTGGCTGACCGTGACCAGTTGGTGGGGCAGGTAGTCGCCAACCTCAGCGTCGTGCTGGGTTCGCTTGGTGATCAGAAGGACAAATTCGGCAGCGCCGTTGATTCGCTCGCCGAGATCGTCCATACGCTCCAGATGCGCAAGACCGATCTGAGCAACGCCGTCGCCTACACCAATGCGTCCGCCGCCGGCGTCGCCGACCTGCTCAGGCAAGCCCGGCCACCGCTGGCCAACGCGGTCAAGGAGACCGACCGGACCGCCGGCATCGTGGTTGCCGATCATGATTATGTCGACAATCTCCTTGCCACACTGCCGGATTCATACCGGATTCTCGGTAGACAGGGCCTCAACGGCGATTACTTCGCGTTCTATATCTGTGATCTGGTGCTCAAACTGAACGGCAAGGGTGGCCAGCCCGTCTACGTGAAGCTGGCCGGCCAGGACACCGGTAGGTGCACGCCCCGATGAAGCCATTCCAGGATCGAAACCTGTTCGTCATTGGCACTGTCGGTGTCGTCGCCATCTCCGCGATCGGCTTCGGCGTCCTCAATTACGACAAGCTGCCCTTCGTCGCCGCGCAGAAGTCCTATGCCGCATACTTCGCCGAAGCCGGGGGACTCACTTCCGGTGCGGCCGTGCAGGTATCGGGATTCAAGGTGGGTAAGGTCGAGAGCATTTCCCTCGACGGGGCGCGGGTGCTGGTGCAGTTCCAGGTCGACGACGACGTCCGCCTGGGCGACCGCACCGAAGCCGCGGTCAAGACCAAGAGTCTGCTCGGGTCGAAGATCCTCGACATCACCCCGCGAGGTGACGGACAGCTGCAGGGCACCATCCCCCTGGAACGAACGACATCGGCCTACCAGCTGCCGGACGCGATCGGCGATATCACCGCTCAAATCAGCGGGCTGAACACCGATCAGCTCTCCGCCTCGCTGTCCACGCTGGCCGACACGTTTCGAGACACGCCCGATGACCTGCGCGCCGCTGTCGAGGGAGTCGGACGGTTCTCGGACACGCTGAACCGCCGTGACGGACAGCTGCGCAACCTCCTCGCCAATGCGAACAAGGCGACCACGGTGCTTGCCGAGCGCAGTGACACGATCGTCCAACTGGTCCACGAGTCCAATGCGCTGCTGGTCGCGCTGCAGGGACAACGCGCAGCTTTGGATCAGATCTCCAACAACATCTCTGAACTCGCGACACAGATTCGGGGCGCCATCGCCGAGAACCGCGAGACCCTGACACCCGCGCTCGACAAACTGAACGGCGCCCTGACCATCGTCGACAAACGCAAAGCTGAAGTCCAGCAATCGATCAAGGGCTTGAGTACCTACGTGATGTCGCTGGGTGAGTCGTTGTCGTCGGGCCCGTTCTTCAAGGCCTACCTGGCCAATCTCCTGCCAGGACAGTTCCTCCAGCCGTTCATCGATGCGGCGTTCTCCGATCTTGGTCTGGACCCGCACGTGCTGGCGCCATCGCAGCGGACCGATCCGCAGATCGGGCAACCCGGCACTCCTGCGCTTCCGGTCCCGTTCCCGCGGACCGGACAGAGCGGCGAACCGAGGATGACGATCCCCGATGCCATCACCGGCAACCCTGCCGATCAGCAATGCGGTCCGCCCGGATTGCCACTGCCCGGCCCCGGTTGCTATCCCTATCGCGATCCCGGGCCGCCCGCGCCCGCCGGGGGACCGCCGCCGGGACCGCCTGCCTCCGGTGGGACCGGACCCGACGGCAATCCCGTCGCGCCAGAAGGGAGCCGGCAATGACGCGGCGACGTATTCGCGTCTCGATCGGGCTGATCCTCACCTGCCTGGTGATTGCCGGATTCAGCGTCGCCATCGTGACGCGCGAGCACGTTTCTCGTACCAAGATCGTCGCGTTCTTCGACAACACGAACGGACTCTTTGTCGGTGACCAAGTGCGCATTCTTGGTGTTCCGGTGGGCGAGATCGACCGGATCGACGTCGAGCCGCGACAGGCGAAGGTGAGCTTCTGGGTGGACGATAAGTACCAGATTCCCGCCGACGCCAAAGCAGTCATCCTGGCACCATCCCTGGTCACCGCGCGAGCCATCCAACTGACTCCCGCGTACACGACCGGCCCCACCCTGGCCGACGGTGCCAGCATCCCGCGCGACCGAACGGCGGTTCCGGTCGAATGGGACGACGTTCGTGTCCAGCTGCAACGGTTCACCGAGATGCTGCAACCCGCCGAGGCCGGCGGCACCAGCACACTGGGGTCTCTGGTGAACACCGCCGCGGACAATCTGCGAGGACGCGGCGCCAGCATCCACGACACGCTCGTCAAGTTGTCCCAGGCGACTTCGGCGCTCGGTGATCACAGCACTGACCTCTTCAGCACACTGCGCAATCTGTCACTGCTCGTCTCGGCGTTGCGGGACAGTGCGGATGTGATGAAGCAGCTCAACCAGAACCTCGCCTCGGTCACCAGAACACTTGCCGACGATCCCGACGAGGTGGCCAACGCTGTCCGTAACGTCAATGACGTTTCGCGCGATGTTGCGAAATTCGTTGCTGACAACAAGGAGTCGCTCGGTACCACGTCCGACAAGCTGGGGTC
This window encodes:
- a CDS encoding YifB family Mg chelatase-like AAA ATPase, whose translation is MALGRAYSVAVCALDGAIVEIEAHISSGLPGVFLVGLPDAALRESRDRVRAAITNCGNDWPQSRLVLALSPATLPKIGSLYDIAIAAAVLAASCKNPWGRLEKSILLGELALDGRVRPVRGVLPAVLAAKRQGWPTVVVPVANLPEASLVDGIEVLGVQTLAQLRGWFEGKAVLDERVDSRTPGAEPVADLADVVGQTHARFAVEVAAAGAHHLMLTGPPGVGKTMLAQRLPGLLPELTESEALEVTAIHSVVGLLSEKTPLITQPPFIAPHHSSSVAALVGGGSGMARPGAVSRAHRGVLFLDECAEIRVSVLESLRTPLEDGQIRLARRDGVACYPARFQLVLAANPCACAQADPRDCICSALQKRRYLGKLSGPLMDRVDLRVEMHMVRSGAFTPDAAESTGAVRDRVAQARAAAAERWRRYGFTTNAEVTGSVLRRKFRLDATAMAPLKTALERGVLSIRGVDRSLRVAWTLADLAGRTMPSIDDVAVALSFRRGDIKP
- the dprA gene encoding DNA-processing protein DprA; translated protein: MSDEARLLAWAYLSRVAEPPCDEIAALVGEVGPVEAASRVAAGELSPALAERTAARRDIDTAQADLDLLERRGGRLITPDDDEWPVLAFAAFGGIALRDKPHGRSPLALWAIGPARLDGIAERSAAIVGTRAASGYGEHVAADLAAGLAERDVAVVSGGAYGIDGAAHRAALSVEGETVAVLAGGIDVLYPAGHSSLLHRISGSGLLLTEYPPGVRPARHRFLTRNRLVAALGTATVVVEAGVRSGAANTAAWARALGRVVCAVPGPVTSASSAGCHILLRNGAELVTRAEEVIELVGRAGEFADEEPRPTGPLDGLSDTEKQVYEALPARGVRSADEIAVASGLPPTAVLGPLAMLEIAGLARREDGCWKLVRRPISN
- a CDS encoding MlaE family ABC transporter permease; protein product: MSLDTAVAAVRPPFAWREFVLQTWFVTRVSLLPTLMLSIPFTVLTVFTFNVLLAEFGAADFSGTGAALGAVTQIGPIVTVLVVAGAGATAMCADLGARTIREELDAQRVMGIDPIQALVVPRVLAATLVAFLLSGLVILVGLAGGFAFSVFFQHVTPGAFVAGLTLVTGVGDVVVSLIKATLFGMTAGLIACYMGTTVGGGPAGVGNAVNETVVFSFLALFVINIFMTAVGIKVTQ
- a CDS encoding ABC transporter permease, coding for MGQRFPRLSRQPRKWHSSWTRVGEQTQFYGRTLSSAVDVFVHYKTELVRLIAQMSLGTGALAVIGGTVVIVGFLTVSTGALVAVQGYNQFAQVGVEALTGFASAYFNVRLIAPLTAAIAMAATIGAGSTAQLGAMRINEEIDALEVMGVRSLAYLASTRVIAGVIVVVPLYCVAVIMSFLAARFGTTMIYGQSTGVYDHYFRTFLIPTDLIWSFGQAVVTAVVIMLVHTYYGYTASGGPAGVGEAVGRATRTSLVVAVFVTLLVTLSIYGQSGNFHLAG
- a CDS encoding MCE family protein, giving the protein MARPAGEPRIHPDWWTAILVVFVIGSVALTWALFNGSFKAFVPVTLESDRAGLVMEVGAAVKMRGVEVGRVRSVTGGRQPVSLQLALDPDKVRYLPSNVNARIASTTIFGAKYVDLIYPDDPSGTVLAAGDVLRSQNVSTEVNTVFQDLVGVIDKIDPAKLNSVLSAVAEGVRGQGPRMGEATTAANDVLAALNDRSDTIRDDWRSFRDFNDTYAGAAADILRILDSASTTGATVASQAHELDALLVNVIGFSDSGIQLLGPNKDNLVRAVNVLRPTTDLLMKYNPELTCLIVGGKNALDFGQTDYTGGANGKSLIVDAALLLGDDPYRYPDNLPRNGAKGGPGGKPGCASLPDVAKNWPVRTLITDTGWGTGLDNRPNPGIGFPGWANFFPVTRAVPEPPSIRYPGGPAPGPVPGPGAPPYGAAQYGADGTPLYPAVPPLPAPESPPLIPPGIDGPAPDSAALAPGGSPP
- a CDS encoding MCE family protein; translation: MRDNLSGAAWRLGVFMIVAALGLFALLTIFAQFRFDGGRTFNAVFTNVTGLENGNFVRIAGVEVGKVSNIRLNTDSTVTVEFRADDSVVLTEGSRAVIRYDNVIGGRYLALEEGAGSPKVLPPGATIPVDQTSPALDLDALIGGFRPLFRALNPDQVNALSGQLLSALQGQGATVGSFLSQTAALTNTLADRDQLVGQVVANLSVVLGSLGDQKDKFGSAVDSLAEIVHTLQMRKTDLSNAVAYTNASAAGVADLLRQARPPLANAVKETDRTAGIVVADHDYVDNLLATLPDSYRILGRQGLNGDYFAFYICDLVLKLNGKGGQPVYVKLAGQDTGRCTPR
- a CDS encoding MCE family protein: MKPFQDRNLFVIGTVGVVAISAIGFGVLNYDKLPFVAAQKSYAAYFAEAGGLTSGAAVQVSGFKVGKVESISLDGARVLVQFQVDDDVRLGDRTEAAVKTKSLLGSKILDITPRGDGQLQGTIPLERTTSAYQLPDAIGDITAQISGLNTDQLSASLSTLADTFRDTPDDLRAAVEGVGRFSDTLNRRDGQLRNLLANANKATTVLAERSDTIVQLVHESNALLVALQGQRAALDQISNNISELATQIRGAIAENRETLTPALDKLNGALTIVDKRKAEVQQSIKGLSTYVMSLGESLSSGPFFKAYLANLLPGQFLQPFIDAAFSDLGLDPHVLAPSQRTDPQIGQPGTPALPVPFPRTGQSGEPRMTIPDAITGNPADQQCGPPGLPLPGPGCYPYRDPGPPAPAGGPPPGPPASGGTGPDGNPVAPEGSRQ
- a CDS encoding MCE family protein, giving the protein MTRRRIRVSIGLILTCLVIAGFSVAIVTREHVSRTKIVAFFDNTNGLFVGDQVRILGVPVGEIDRIDVEPRQAKVSFWVDDKYQIPADAKAVILAPSLVTARAIQLTPAYTTGPTLADGASIPRDRTAVPVEWDDVRVQLQRFTEMLQPAEAGGTSTLGSLVNTAADNLRGRGASIHDTLVKLSQATSALGDHSTDLFSTLRNLSLLVSALRDSADVMKQLNQNLASVTRTLADDPDEVANAVRNVNDVSRDVAKFVADNKESLGTTSDKLGSVSQAVVDSIDDVKQLLHISPTVLQNFINIYQPAQGTLTGALSTNNLSDPISFLCGAVQAASRLDAEQSAKLCVQYLAPIVKNRQMNFFPIGANPFVGAVARPNEVTYSEDRLRPDYVPPAPPSAPAPDPAPLPAEAAQTDPAGGLSGMMVPAKAGS